In Desulfobacter hydrogenophilus, the genomic stretch AAACTTGGAATTCATCGTTTTCAATGGCCGTGCGCATGTTCATTTCCATCTCAATTCGCTGGTGAATCTTTTTGGCCATTTTTTGTTCAAACAGATAATATTGGTTCCGGCCTTTTTCCTTGGAGTGATACATGGCAAGATCTGCATGGCGCAAAAGGGTCTCCGCATCATCGCCATCTTCGGGGAAAACGGAAATACCGATACTGCAGGTGACATGAAAAAATTTACCGTCAATATTAAAGGGCGCTGAAAATGACTCCTGAATACGTTTGACCATACGGATAATTTCCATCATATTGTCCACATCCGTGACCATGATCATAAATTCATCCCCGCCGAGCCGAGCCACGGTATCACTGGCCCGAGTGACGTTGTCTAACCTTTCCGCAGCCTCTTTTAACAATTCATCTCCTTGGGCATGCCCTGCCGTGTCATTGACGTTTTTAAAATTATCAAGATCAATAAAGATCAACTGAATCATCTTTGCATCACGCCGGGCTCTGATTATGGCATGTTCAAGCCGATCTTTGAGCAGCGTACGGTTGGGAAGACCTGTAAGCGGATCATGGTAGGCCATATATTCGATCTGTTTCTCTTTGGTTTTCATTTCGGAAATATCATGAAACACGGCCATGTAATTTTTCGCCTTTCCATTTTTATTCCGAATGGCACTGATATTTAAAAATTCCGGATATGCCTGTCCGGATTTTTTACGATTCCAGATTTCCCCGGACCATTGGCCTTTTATCGTCAGGACCTGCCACATGGATTTATAAAAGGCGTGATCGTGTCGATCCGATTTTAGAATCCGGGGATTTTGTCCGACGGCTTCCTGGGCGCTGTAGCCGGTGATGTCAGTGAAAGCCTGATTTACTGCCTGAATATTTCCATTAAGATCGGTTATGGTGATTCCCTCATTGGCATTTTCAAACACTTTTTCAAATAATTGAAGCCGGATCTCAGTCTCTTTGCGGATGGTATTTTCTGTGATCAAATTTCTTTTATACGTTTCCAGCCGCCCTACAAATTCGTTGAAACTGGATTCAAGATCGCCGATTTCGTCTTTGCGTCGACTGTCCAGCGGCTGTAGCTGCCAGCCCTGGTTCATATTGACGTTTAAATGGTCAATCAGACGGGTCAACGGCCGGGTAATGGAGGTGCTTACTGCAAGGGATACAAACGCAATAACGGCAATGGACGCGGCCAGGATAACAAAAAAAATCCGGCGCATTTCCAAAAGCTGTGCAAAGGCTTTTTCAGTATACGTTGAAGACGCAATAATCCAGTCAAACTCCGGTATAAAATCAAACGCCATCAATTTTTCTTTGACAACCTGATCTTCAGGGTTTTTCCAGAAGTAGCGCACCATCCCTTTTTTCTGTGCAATAATTTCTCGGATCTGTGTTTTATTTTCAGCGGTTGCGTAATCCATCATGTTGCCGGTTAATTTAGGATGAATGATGATGTTGGCCCGGCTATCACAAACAAAAGCGTAGCCGGTCCCCAATATATCCATTGCCAGCACGCTGTCTTTAAAATCTTCCACGGAGACAAGCTGGGAAAATTCCAATTTATACGATGATGCTGAGATGATCCAGTCCCAAGGTTCAAAATAAGTCATATGCAATGCTTTGGGGTGTTTTTCATTGTCCTCTGGGTTTTTCCACCAGTATTCCAGGTACCCGTTTTTCTGTATCAACTGTTTTTGGATGAACCCCAATTCAGCATAATTCTGCCCTTTGACATCCTGTTTAGGATGGACTTTTATCTCTCCTGTGCTGTCGATAACGTATATGTACCCGGTCCGGCCGATTTTTTCACTCAGCAACAAGTTTGCGGCCTGTTTTTTTGCCTCTTTTTCGGTTATCAGGTGATCCTGAAAATCCTGGTAAATGTGATCAATAATTTCCAGATTTTTTTCAGCAATGGTGCGCAGATGAATTTTTATGGAAACGGTTCCTACCGTTTTGATAAGGGCTGTGATCGACGCGTTGGAAAGAGTCAATGCATTTTTTATCTGGTGTTCAAGATGGCTTTTTACATGGATATAGTAAATGGTGAAACCGCATAAAAAAACAGCTGTGGCAACCAGCGAATAGATAAAAAACAGCTTGATCCGTATGGACAAACGTTTTGGCATATTGAATCTTTTAATTTACAGATTTTGATTTGCAACCGGTTTATATATCGGAAAGTGTATTGCAAAATGTCTGCGAAATCAAGTTCAAGACTTAGGACTGCAGATTAAATAAGTTGGGCAAAAACAACGCCGAATTTTGATTCATCTACAAGGCGTATTAAAGTTTGGATAGCAGGCCTATTGGACCTTTGATGCAACAAAGCAGATGGGCCAAGAGGCAAGCTATTTTGTTCAAGTTATTTAATCTGCGGTCCTTTAGCGCCTTCTACCCCAGGTGGCCAAAATATCGGTACGTTTAATGGAAACAACTCATCTGGTTATGGTTGAAAAGAAAGATCTGTGGAACCGACACAGATCTTTCAACTTTCGTCATGGGTTAAGTATAGGTGTCGATAGACCGACCAGGTCAGCCCATGGCTGTTATTCTTTGATTTCCTGGTACATATGAACATCCTGCTGGGGAAAGGGAATACTGATACCATTGGCATCAAGGGCCAGCTTGATGTTTTCATTGAGAGCAAAATATACCCCCCAGTAATCCCCTGTTTTAACCCAGGGCCGGACCACAAAATTAACACTGGAATCCGCAAGTTCAGACACGGCGATAAGTGGCGCAGGTGTGGGGAGAATTCGTTTTTCTTCTGCCAGAACACCCTGAATAAC encodes the following:
- a CDS encoding bifunctional diguanylate cyclase/phosphodiesterase, with product MPKRLSIRIKLFFIYSLVATAVFLCGFTIYYIHVKSHLEHQIKNALTLSNASITALIKTVGTVSIKIHLRTIAEKNLEIIDHIYQDFQDHLITEKEAKKQAANLLLSEKIGRTGYIYVIDSTGEIKVHPKQDVKGQNYAELGFIQKQLIQKNGYLEYWWKNPEDNEKHPKALHMTYFEPWDWIISASSYKLEFSQLVSVEDFKDSVLAMDILGTGYAFVCDSRANIIIHPKLTGNMMDYATAENKTQIREIIAQKKGMVRYFWKNPEDQVVKEKLMAFDFIPEFDWIIASSTYTEKAFAQLLEMRRIFFVILAASIAVIAFVSLAVSTSITRPLTRLIDHLNVNMNQGWQLQPLDSRRKDEIGDLESSFNEFVGRLETYKRNLITENTIRKETEIRLQLFEKVFENANEGITITDLNGNIQAVNQAFTDITGYSAQEAVGQNPRILKSDRHDHAFYKSMWQVLTIKGQWSGEIWNRKKSGQAYPEFLNISAIRNKNGKAKNYMAVFHDISEMKTKEKQIEYMAYHDPLTGLPNRTLLKDRLEHAIIRARRDAKMIQLIFIDLDNFKNVNDTAGHAQGDELLKEAAERLDNVTRASDTVARLGGDEFMIMVTDVDNMMEIIRMVKRIQESFSAPFNIDGKFFHVTCSIGISVFPEDGDDAETLLRHADLAMYHSKEKGRNQYYLFEQKMAKKIHQRIEMEMNMRTAIENDEFQVYFQPQVNIRTLKPVGLEALVRWIKPDGAVVLPGRFIPLAEESGLIIPIGKQILKKAVEQICRIREKNQLDLMLSVNVSARQMDEPSFEKMAAGIIKETSYPPDRLKIEITESLLMRDINTTMTRLKKLSQIGISTAIDDFGTGYSSLAYLKQMSITTLKIDKSFIDDIVDDDNALALVETIVLMASKLNMGIVAEGVEDEKQLKILNQLGDMDIQGYIFARPMPLLELECWLSEHRLPHV